The genomic stretch AATTCTCAACAAAAACCAAACCTCCGCTTAAAATTGTAGTATGACCAACTATTTGACATTCGGCTTGAGTTAGCACAGACATAACATCATTATTATCATCGCTAAAACCTTGTAACGATAGTACACAATTTGGGGAAATATATTGACGATGGATAGTATTACTCATAATGGACAGTGAATAGTGAATTAGTGAAAACCGAACCGACAAAAAAGTTAAAATAGATTGCAGATTAACTTTACTTAACAGATTAGGATCGATCGAAAGATTATAATAAATTAATCTGTATCCAAAATTAGGATCAAATTTTATGATTGACGTAATTATTATTAGTATTTTTGTTTTAGCTTTTGCCGGAATTGGTTTTGACCTTATTGAAATTTTACCCGATGATATACAAAATCAAATATCCAATATTCAAGCATTAAGATGGTTAGCCGCCGGATTCGCCTCCATTATCGGTTTAGCATTAGGATTAGTCGCCCAAACCACCTACAGAAGACTAGAGCAAAAAATTCGTAAAACTCCCATCGAAGTTATTATTACCAGAGCGATCGGTCTAGTGATAGGATTACTTCTAGCGAATTTAATGTTAGCACCTATTTTTTTACTACCGATACCGGGTAATTTCAGTTTTATTAAACCCATGATGGCAATACTAGGTAGTATCATGTTCGCAGTTTTAGGTGTTTCCTTAGCTGACGCTCATGGGCGCACATTTCTTAGACTCATTAACCCCAACAGTATCGAATCCATGTTAGTCGCTGAAGGCACATTAAAGCCCGTTGCCACTAAAATCCTTGATACTAGCTGTATCATTGATGGGCGTATTCAACAACTCCTTGCCACTGGTTTTCTTGAAGGACAAATTTTAATCCCTCAGTTTATCTTAAACGAATTACAACAATTAGCAGACGCTACCAATGATCAAAAAAGAGTCAGAGGCAGACGAGGTTTAGATATTCTTAATCAAATGCAAGAGACTTACCCGGAAAAAATTGTTATTCATCCCGAAGAATACGAAGATGTCACCACCGTTGACGCTAAATTATTGCACCTTGCCCATGATATTAACGCCATGTTAATTACCAATGACTTTAACTTAAGTAAAGTTGCTAGTTTACAAAAAATTGAAATACTTAATGTTAATGATTTAGCTCAAGCTGTGCGCCCTATTTATCTACCCGGTGACTATATCGACTTAAAAATTCTTAAGCATGGTAAAGAACCAAGTCAAGGTATTGGTTACTTAGAAGATGGTACAATGGTGGTAGTAGAAGAAGCTAATGGCCATGTAGGAGAGGAAATGAGAGTTATCGTCACATCCGCTTTACAAACTTCCGCAGGAAGAATGATTTTTGCCAAGACTAATGCTTCTGCTGTTATTTCTTAAAAATGCCTTATCAAATAAGTCGAGAAGAGAAAATATCTCGCAAAGACGCAAAGGCGTAAAAGTTAACTGTCAAGTCTCAGATTTTCTAGCAAAGAAAAACAAAGAAATTTGACAGTTTTTGTGTATCAATAAATTGGGAAGAAGTCTATCATTTTAAGTCATTATTTATTGAATGAAATCTATTTTAATGGTTCATGGTATTACTGATACTGGCAATGTATTTAATTCCATGAAATCTTATTTTCAAGACAAGGGATATACAATTTATACTATTGATTTAATTCCCAATTTTGGTACCGCAGATTTACGGGATTTAGCACAACAAGTTAAACTATATATTGACTCTAAATTCAATTCAGAAGAAAAGATCATTTTATTGGGTTTTAGTATGGGTGGATTAGTTACTCGTTATTATCTTCAACGACTTAATGGATTAGAAAAAGTCGATCAATACATCAGTATTTCTGCTCCGAATAATGGTACTAATTTAGCTTATTTTGTACCTTTAAAAGGTATTTTACAAATGCGTCCTTATAGTAAATTTTTACAAGACTTAAATCAAGATGTCAAAGAGACATTAGGAAAAATTAAATGTTTAACTTTATGGACTCCTTTTGATACTATGATTATTCCCGCAAAAAGTTCTCTGTTGAATCTAGGAAAAGAAGTAAGGGTGCCTGTTTTAATTCATAAATGGATGTTAAGTGATAATAGAGTTTTCCTTAAAATTGACTCTTTTTTAAACATCTAAATAGAATTTTTTTATTAATTTTTAATGGCAATAAAACCTTTTAATTTTTGAAAACATTGGGAATAATCTTCTAAGGGTTTAAAATTATTCAATGATGACTCGTGCTCCTCGATCGAGCTTTTATCAATTTTATCCATATTAATTACTCGATCTTTTAATAATTCTTCTGATTTTTTGTTAACAGTAAAAATATCAAAGTTTTGTTGACTATTAACATTAGTAAAAAAATACTTTAATTCTTGATCTTCTTGATAAGAGAAAAAAGCATCAGGCTTAATTAAACAAGAAAACTCATAGTTGAAACTTTGATTAACTTCTCCTTTTTTTAACCAAATATTTAAAATTTGTTCTACAGAGATAGCTTTTAATCTACCTTGATAAATAGCCTCTGTTACTCCCAACGGCAACCAATGATGAGGATAAATTTTTGTCCATTTTATAATTAGTTCTATGATCTTATAACTATGTAAATCAAAACTATAATATTTAATTAAAATAATCGTTTGTCGAATATGATTTAAACTCTCATTCACCATTTTTTAATTGATTAATAGTAAGACAGTGTTCATTCTATATCAATCAGCAAAAAAAAACACTCACTATCGCAATCCTATATGAGTCGTCAGAAATAATTATGTTTAATTAGCAATTAGTTATCACCTATTGTGAAGTTAAATTTCTCGCCAACATTAGTAATTGATTACTTATTCTTTAATCGAAAAAAGGCTAAAAGCTAACAGCTAAAATTCTCACAAATGATTTAGGAATGCTATATATCCATATTTGAAGAAAATTCGATCGTATAATTCTTATACTGCTACCAAAGACGATCAAGTCTAAATATTAACCTCGTCGTTATAAGCTATGATTTTACCTTGACAATAATTAGTTAATGATTTTTCATTTCTAATTTCTCTTTCCTAATTACTAAATTCTCTCATGTCTCGACCTGTTTTATATCTCGCTATCACGAATCATGGATTTGGACACGCAGTAAGAATGACGACTATAGCATCACAAATACAAAGATTAAATTCTGACATATTATTAGTATTGGTAACAACAGCACCCAGATGGTTGTTAGAGTCTTATATTGAGGGTGATTTTATCTATCGTTATCGTGCTTTTGATGTAGGAGTTATTCAATCAGATAGTTTAACTATGGATTTAGAAGCTACGAGGAAAAAAATGACAGAATATCGTCTTCGAGAGAATGAGATAGTGGCAGGAGAAGTAGAATTTATCAATATCAATAAAGTTGGCTTGATTTTAGCTGATATTCCAGCAATGGCGGCAAGTATTGGGGAAAAAGCTGGAATTCCTTGCTGGATGATGAGTAATTTTGGTTGGGATTTTATCTATCGTGATTGGGGTGGGGATTTTGTCGAGATTGCCGATTGGTTAACTAATCGTTATCAAAAATGTCAACGTCTGTTTCGTTTACCTTTAGCGGAAGAAATGAGAAGTTTTCCACTCGTCGAAAATGTGGGTTTAACTGGTGGAATCCCTCGTTATAGTGAATCGGAGTTACGAGAAAAATTTAATATTACCACTGACAAAGAAAAAACTATTTTGCTCACTTTTGGCGGTTTAGGAATAGAAGCGATTCCTTACGAAAATTTGAGTCGTTTTCCTGATTGGCAATTTATCACTTTTGCTAATAATGCTCCTGATTTGCCTAATCTTCTTAAAATTACAAATAAGCTCGATCGACCAGTGGACTTTATGCCCTTGTGTGGTACAGTGATGTCTAAACCCGGATTTAGTACTTTTTCTGAAAGTCTCCGTTTAGATATTCCTCTGATTAGTTTGACAAGAGAAGGTTTTGCTGAAGCAGAAATTTTGTTACAAGGTTTAAAAGATTATAGTTATCATAAAATAGTCAATTATCAAGAGTTTTTTGAAGGCAATTGGGACTTCTTAAAAACAGAATTATTACCTCCTCAAAGTCATAGTAAAATCGACAAAAATGGTACTGAATTTATTGCTCAAGAAATCGTTAATTTTTTTAATAAATCAGTAAGTTAAAAAGAGGCAAATTAAATTCTTTTAGCCTTATTTGACGATCGATTCAAATATCGAGAAATTGTATGGGCAATCATAAAAGGATGAGTTAAATGAGGAAAATGACCTTTCGTTGGAAGAATTTGAAACTTGCTATTTTCAATCATTTTATTTAAGTAAAAACCAACTTCGAGAGGCACAAACATATCATCTTGAGGTTGAATAATTAAAGTCGGTAATTTTAGTTGTGATACTTCCTTACGATAATCAGAGGAAATAATCATCTTAAAAACTATGAGCGCAATATCTGGACTTAATTTTAATAAAGATTGAGCAAATTCTTGTGATAAAAATGGTTGTTTTGGATCATCGATCGCTTTTACTGTATAGTGATTAATCCAATCATAATAATTTTTTGTCATTGCATTTAACATTTCTATAACTTCTTTTTCAGTAAATCCCCCAACATAATTTGTGTCATCCAAATAACGAGGAGAAGCACCAATAAAAATAAGTTCTTTGAAAAAATTAGGATTTTTTATAGCAACTAAAGTTCCTATCATACAACTAGCAGAATGAGCAATAAAACTAGCTTTTTTAATCTCTAAAAAAGAACAAATCTTAATCAAATCTTCAGCATATTCTTTAAAACTACAATAATGCTGAATATCAAACTCATCCATGCCTAGAAAAGTACTACCAATTAGATCAAATAAAATAATACGATACCTTTGCTCAAATGCAGGTAATATAAGCTCCCATGTTGATTGTTGACTGCCAAAACCATGAGAAAAAATTAGAGTTTTTTTAGCATCTAATTTGCCTAATATTTGAATGTTATGTCGTTTTACAAGTTCATTCATAATAATTAATCCCACAACCTTTCATTAAGTTAAATACTAACAAAATTTGGTCTAACTTTATCACTGAAAGAAAAATAAGTTAACTCATTCCCAGCTTAAAAAGACGGGGATTTTCTATGTAAAATTCTGAACTTGTTCTTGATTTTTTGATAACAAATTATCATAGACAGATCGATCCTAATACAATTTTTTCTTAGCTCATTCTATCTGATTTAATAATTTCTGATAAAGTCTTTTATTTATAAGAAGCAGACAACACTACACTTCCACTCTAGTCGGTTAAATATAACAACCTTTTTCCATGAATTAGGGCGATAACAGTGACAATTTCTTCTTCCACTCGATAGATTAAGCGATAGCTATAGGCAAATTGTTCGATAATTGTCGATTCTTCTATCTCAGGAATTAATCTTCCTTGTTTTGCTTCTTTTTGTAAATTATTGGTAATTTCGATTACTTTACAAACTACTGCGGCGGCATAAGACGGTGAATCTCTAGCGATATAACCGGCGATCGCTTCCACATCTTCCACTGCTTTAGGAGACCAAACTACTCGATAAGCCATTTACTTAACAATCCTTCTACTTCTGCTTGTTGTAAAACACCTTCTGTATCGGCTACTTGTAGCCCTTGACGAACTTTACCTAACACATATAAATGATATTGTATATCTTCAATAGTGCAATCGTCAGGCAATTTTCTTAACATTGACTCAACTTTTTTTTTCGGTGAACTCATAAAATAATTAGGAATGAGATATTAGTTAGGTTTTATTTAATTCTCTCCTAGTGGAGTATCAACTTTAAGATTATCAAAATTAACTTTCTTGTTCACTTGTTCATCTGTCTTCTAAATCTAGTTTTTATTCCCCTTCACCTATGGAGTTGTTTTTAAGCTAAGGTCCTGAAAACACTGCATTTTCAATGTCTTGACGGGAAAGGGAATAACGAAATGCCCTTTTTATATCACTACCATCTCCCCCAGCATGGAGATAACTAACAATTAAATCCTCTATTTCTAAGGTTATGTTAGCTTCCCATTCTCCTTTTTTCACATACCAACAATTAAGTTCTTGAGGATTTTGTTCACATCCCATCTTTCTTAACCAATTTTCAATTTCTGGTAAAGGAAAGTTATATAAAGGACTATTCGGAGTTAATTTGGGCATTATTTTTCTTGAAAGCAGAGAAAAAAGTCAAAATTTTGAGATTAACAATTATAACTATATAGCAGATGTTCTCAACCATGCAATAGTTATGGCAAGTAACATACAACTAAAAATTGTTATTCCCATTAATAATAAGGCAAATAGTTCTCCGCTAGATAAAGGTCTTTCGGTAGGATCTAAGTATGATGATTTCATGCCGTCTTCCTGTTCGGGTGACGAGAGTGTAAAATCATAGGGACTTTGAATCACATTCCACCGAGAATAACCAATTTTTAAATCATACAGCGATCGCCGTTCGGGATTTGCTAAAGTACCATAAGCCTCATTTAATCGTTGAAATTTTTGTTTTGCTTCCTCTAAAGGTAAATTAGTGGTGTCAGGATGATAGAGTTTACTTAATTCTCGATAAGCCCTTCTAATATCAATAGGTGATGCTGAAGGATGTAAGTTTAACAATCCATAGTGAGTGTTGGTAAAATATCCTTTCGAGGGAAATGAAAAATTAGTTCGATTAGAGTTCACCGTTTTTTTGACATCAATATCTGTTTCAATATTCTAGTACAAGGTTTTATTTTTGTGTATCTCATTTATCAAACTTAAATTTATGTTAACAATTCAGTTTTTTTCTGGTTTTAGACGTGTTCTAATGATTTTCCTTTGTGCTGTAACTGTCTGGTTTAGCTACAGTGGTATCAGTCAAGCCGATATTAATAACGATCGATATGATGGTAATATTTTTGTTGTTTATGCGGGAAATGGCTCATTAGTACCATCAAAACTTACTTTAAAACAATCTTTAGATAGGGAAAAGCCAGTGGTTTTGGTTTACTATCTTGACGACAATAGCGATTCTAAGCAATTTGCTTTTATTGTCTCTCGTTTTCAAGAGTTTTACGGACGAGCGGCGAGTATAATTCCCATTAATGTGGATACTATTCCTCCCCAAGATCAATATAAACCTGACGAAGTGGGCTACTACTATAAGGGGGCAATTCCTCAAACTGTAGTATTAGATCAACAAGGAAAAATAGTTTTTGACGGCATTGGACAAGTCAAATTTGAAGATGTGGACGATGTATTGCGTCAGGTTTTTGACTTAGTACCTCGATCGCAATCCGTAGAATTAAAACGTAAAACCTTTAATGAATTTAACAGCGAATTAGTACCAGAAGCCAAGTAAGAAGATAATGCACAATTGAGTACGAAAAATATTTAATTTTCAATAGATACCATCATATAAGAAGAAAATTTGTTGAATATTATTAATTAATTGCTAATTGCTAATGGCTAAAAGCTAATTCTTTAGTAATCTTTTTGTAACTGGCGACGCAATTCTTCTAACTCATTGTCAACGACACTGGCAGAAGTCTGACTAGACTCAGAAGTGTTCACACTGGGAGGTAAAGAGGCAGTAGGTTCAGGGGTACCAGATAGTTGAGCTTTTAAAGCGGCCAACTCATCATCCACCGCACTACCTCCTTCTAACTGAGCCCATTTTACATCTTCTCCATAACCTGCTATTTCTCCTGCCGATTGAGACACTGCTTCCATTTGTAATACTTTATCTTCCATGCGTTCAAAAGCGGACATAGCAGAATTAGTATTAATACTACTGATGGTATTTTGCAACTGTTGGTTAGCTTTAGCGGCACTCATACGAGCTTTAAGCATATCTTTCTTGGTTTTGGCTTCCGCTATTTTGCTTTCCAATGCAGTGAGATTACGGCGTAAAGAGTCGATTTGTCCCACTTGTCCATCTAATTGAGCTTTTAAGGTAGCAGCGGTATCACCATGGGTTTTTTTACGCACTAAGGCTTCTCTCGCTAAACTTTCTTCACCCTTAGTTAAGGCTAATTGCGCCCGTTGTTGCCATGTGTTAGCTTCTGAGAGATTCTTTTGGTACTGCTGTTCTGTTCTTTTTTGGGCGGCGATCGCTTGTGCTACAGCTTGACGCATTTTGACAAGATCATCGCCCATTTCTCGAAGGCTTTGTTCTAGTACTTTTTCTGGATCTTCCGCTTTATCAATCATGTCATTGACATTAGCCCGTACTACTCTACTGATGCGATCGAATATTCCCATAATAATTTAACCTTTTCTTCTACTCTAACATTTATATTATTTCAATTCTGATCCTATTCTAAATCATACTTTGATCATCTTAACACCTCAATTAAGAGTTGCAATTGAAAGTGATTAGGGAAGAAATCCCCATGATGGAGAGTAGAGAATAAAATAGTTTTAACTGATTTTACCTAAATGTTGAGGAGGCCAAAAAGTAAAAATTGCCTTACCAATAATGTTTTCTTGGGGTAAAAATCCCCAGATATGAGAATCGTTGCTATTATTACGATTATCTCCCATAACAAACACATAGCCTTCAGGTACAACTACGGAATTTAAGTTATAGTTCGGTGGTTCAAGAATATAATTTTCTGACAAGGGTTTCTCATTGACGTAAACTTTTCCTTCTTTTACTTCAACTATTTCCCCGGCGTGAGCGATAATTCTTTTGATAAATGCTTGATCTCGATCGTATCCCAAAACCTGTAATTGAGGGGGAGGAGTGAATACAACTATATCTTGATCTTGGGGGGGTGTAAAATAATAAGAAATTTTTTCTACTACAAGTCGATCGCCGATGGATAGAGTAGGAAACATTGATTCAGAGGGGATAAAGCGAGGCTCAGCAATAAAAATTCGTATCAAAACCGCTAAAATTAAACCGATGACTACAATAACGAAGTTTTCTTTTATGGGTGTCCAAAAACTAATTTTAGGATCTGATTTACTGATATTTTCTGTTACTTTTGTCATGTAGTCAATGGATAGTTAATATTAAGATATTTTCATTTTAAACTATAAGTAACATTTTATTAGTTACTTAACTTGAATTTAGTTATTAAGGATAAAATTTATTTGATAATTGTTAATATACTTCTCTAAATTATAATCATAATTCGGCATTAGTTATAATTAAACATCAATCCAAATAGGACTATATTCAATTTCTTGATCTTGAACATAAGAATAATTAATATTTATTTTTTCTTTTCTATCGGATTCTATGATAATCGTTTCTTGATCTTTAATTGATTCATATAAATTATAGTCCCCGATTACTGTCTGAGTTTGCGATCGATGATCATATTGATTTATTTTGAGTGAAACTTCTGGGGATTTATTAGCCATATTATCTAGGAAAAAATCGGCAGTTTTTTGTTTTAAAAACCCCTTCATTACTGCTAAATAACAAAATTTTATGCCTAATTTTTTTTGATCTTTGAGAACATTATTAATCTGTTCTTCTGTTAATAATCCTGCTTTTTGAAAATAGTAACCAATAGGCTGAAGATGATTAGAAGTAATTGCTTTATTTTCTAAACAAACTGCTACTAAAAAATCTACTGTTTCCTGTTTTAACCATCCCTTTAATGCCAGAATTTCTCCAATTCTTAATTTCAAACATTGACTTTGAACCCCTAAAGCTATTTGTATTTGTTCAGAGGAAATTAAACCGGCTTCTTGCAAAATTTCCCCAATTAATTTTCTCGATGCTTTAGGAACAGACGATCGCATAGACTGTGTCATAATCATATACAGTTGCCATTGAATAAGTTATGGATATAAATAAATATTTGCATTAATGTTAAAAATTTTATCTTACTATAATTATATTTGAATTATTAAATTTTTGTTAAATTAATCACAAAAACTTCAATTGATAATCATAAAAACAGTCATTCATTTTTAAACTAATATGTTGATAGATTGTTAATTAAGTAAAACTTATGTTCAAATTTATTAGGCAAAATTTTTGGCAAAAATTAATTTCTATTCCTCTAGGAGTTTTAACCACAACTCCTGTTATGGCAAGTATTCCTCGCAATCCCGATCAAGTAGTAGAATGTGAGATTTTAGTAGTAGGTAGTGGTTTAGCCGGTGCCGCCACCGCTTATGAAGCCTTGTTAATGGGTAAAACTGTTTGTTTAACAGATATTACGGACTGGGTTGGGGGACAAATTTCCTCTCAAGGCACATCTGCATTAGATGAACGTAGTACTCAGAGAAAAGAGCTATTTTTTCCTCGTGGTTATTTAGAATTAAGAGCGAATCTTGAGAAATTTTACGGCAAATCAAATCCGGGAGAGTGTTGGGTTAGTAGTTCCTGTTTTTTACCAAAAGACGCTGGTGAAGTTCTCAAAAATCAGTTAAAAGAAGCAGCTAAAAAAGGAAAAGGTACTTTAAAATGGTTTCCCAATACCGTTATCAAAGATTTAAAAATTGAAACTGTAGCTAATGCAGGTACAGGACAACAAATTGTTGAAGCGATCGCAATTCAGCACGAAGCACAACCAAATACACCGCCTTTAAATACTGAACCGTTATCTAAAGTTATTGAAGATGCTTATACCTATGCGGATTCTCCTAGATTAAAGAAGAATATTATCAAATTTACTTCACCGAAAAACCCAAAAACAAAAGGTAAAGCAAATTGGTTTGTAATAGAAGCAACAGAAACGGGAGAATTAATCGGTTTAACGGATGTACCTTATCGTTTAGGTATTGATCCTCGATCGGAATTAGAACCATCCTCATCAAGTACCACACAAGATCCCTATTGTACTCAAGGGTTTACTTATACCTTTGCTATGGAACAAACTGCCGAACCTCAACCGCAACCCGAACCCAGTTTTTATAAGCAATATGAGCCATATTATAGTTATGAATTAAAAAGATTAGCTGATTTTGACCTAGTTTACACCTATAGACGTATTTGGAAAGCTGAACCCAGTGAAACCGTTACATTTGAAGGTATTAATTTTAGCAAACCTACTCCGGGTGACATTTCTATGCAAAACTGGACTTGGGGAAATGATTATCGTCCGGGTACATCAAAAGATAATTTAATCTATACAAAGGAACAATTGCAACAAACCGGGCAATTTAAACCGGGTGGATGGATGGGAGGCTTACGCACGGAAACTCTACGCAAAGGAGAAGAAAATGCCATCGGGTTTTATCATTGGTTAGTAGCAGGTACAACGGATTCTCAATTAGGTGATGGAGTTAAAAAACCTTATCCTAATCAAAAATTATTAAAAGGGTTAGATTCTCCTATGGGGACAATGCACGGTTTATCTAAGTATCCTTATATGAGGGAAGGTAGAAGAATCATTGGCAGACCAAATTATGCCCATCCTGATGGTTTTATGGTCAATGAAATAGATATTTCTCGCCGTAACTATCAAGATGACTATTATCGTAAAACTTTACCCCCCGATCAATATCGCCGTTTACAAGCGTTATTATCTGGTTTAGAGGGATTTTCGGTGTTGAGTGGTCAAGTTTCTCCTGATGAAGTCAAAAATCGCACTCGATCGACAATTTACCCTGATGCCGTAGGAATTGGACACTATGCGATCGATTTTCATCCTTGTATGACAGAAAGCCCTCACGAAAAACCGGGTAATAAAGAGAGAAAAGGAGAAAGACGGGGACAAGGACAGGCTTATCCGTTTCAAATACCGTTATCTGCAATGATTCCCCAAAAAATTGACAATATGCTAGTGGTAGGAAAAAGTATTGCCACCAGTCATATAGCCGCCGCCGCCTATAGAGTACATTCCTTTGAATGGTCATCTGGTGCCGCCGCAGGAATTACAGCGTCTTTAGCATTAAAAAAAGGTATTTTACCCTATGAATTTACAGAAGGTTTTGCTTTTAAGAACAAAAATTTACAAGAATTAAAAATAACTTTAGATAAAAGTGGAAATCCAACTCAATTTCCTAATACTTCAATTTTTAATCAAAATTGGGATGATTGGAGATAACCTAAAACTCATGTAGTTCACTGTTCGTAAAAGTAAGACAGAGAGACAAGAAGACAGGTGGACAAGGAGAAAGAATTATTTATTTATCATTAAATTATATGCAAGTTAAATGCGTCTTAGCTTAAACCAAAAAAGCAGGATTATTTCATTCTCTAAAAATAAATTCTTTATAGAAGACACGTGGATGGAAAAGTAAATAGATAAGAGAATTTTTATTATTAATAAATCATGAATTTAAAATATAGCGTTTTTCATAGTTACGGGGTACAAAAATAAAATTAAAGTTTCCTTGATTAAAAGATTTAATCGTACCTCATAATGGTAGAAAATGCTATAGATAGTTAAAAAACTTTTATAGATATTTTTGGTATTTTCTTGATAATTTTAAGATTTTAAAAAGAGGTTATTTAGCTTATAAATTAATCATATTGCTATATTATGAAATATCGTCGTTTTGGAAAAACCGAATTAAATTTGTCAATATTTTCGTTAGGTTTAATGAGATGTTGTTATGAAGAATCTCAATTGTTAAATACTTTACAAAAGGCATTAGAATTAGGAATCAATCATTTAGAAACTGCTAGAGGTTATGGTGAAAGTGAAAAATATTTAGGGTTAGCTTTACAAAAGCTAAAAATACCGAGAAATCAAATATTTATTACTACAAAATTAACTCCTGTTAATGATAGTCAAGTAATGAAAAAATGGTTAGATGAATCATTACAAAATTTGGGGATTGATTATATTGACTGTTTAGCAATTCATGGTATAAATACATGGCAACATTTAGATTTATTAACTGAAGGAAATAGTTATTTGACAGTTTTAAGTCAAGCAAAAAAAGAAGGAAAAATAAGACATTTAGGATTTTCAACTCACGGTAGTTTAGAATTAATTTCTGCTACTCTTTCTACTGGTTTTTTTGAGTTTGTAAATCTTCATTATTATTACTTTTTTCAACATAATTATCCGATTGTTGAGTTAGCAGAAAAAATGGATTTA from Geminocystis sp. NIES-3709 encodes the following:
- a CDS encoding thylakoid membrane photosystem I accumulation factor, with translation MLTIQFFSGFRRVLMIFLCAVTVWFSYSGISQADINNDRYDGNIFVVYAGNGSLVPSKLTLKQSLDREKPVVLVYYLDDNSDSKQFAFIVSRFQEFYGRAASIIPINVDTIPPQDQYKPDEVGYYYKGAIPQTVVLDQQGKIVFDGIGQVKFEDVDDVLRQVFDLVPRSQSVELKRKTFNEFNSELVPEAK
- a CDS encoding glycosyl transferase, giving the protein MSRPVLYLAITNHGFGHAVRMTTIASQIQRLNSDILLVLVTTAPRWLLESYIEGDFIYRYRAFDVGVIQSDSLTMDLEATRKKMTEYRLRENEIVAGEVEFININKVGLILADIPAMAASIGEKAGIPCWMMSNFGWDFIYRDWGGDFVEIADWLTNRYQKCQRLFRLPLAEEMRSFPLVENVGLTGGIPRYSESELREKFNITTDKEKTILLTFGGLGIEAIPYENLSRFPDWQFITFANNAPDLPNLLKITNKLDRPVDFMPLCGTVMSKPGFSTFSESLRLDIPLISLTREGFAEAEILLQGLKDYSYHKIVNYQEFFEGNWDFLKTELLPPQSHSKIDKNGTEFIAQEIVNFFNKSVS
- a CDS encoding DUF3143 domain-containing protein, with the translated sequence MPKLTPNSPLYNFPLPEIENWLRKMGCEQNPQELNCWYVKKGEWEANITLEIEDLIVSYLHAGGDGSDIKRAFRYSLSRQDIENAVFSGP
- a CDS encoding PspA/IM30 family protein, which produces MGIFDRISRVVRANVNDMIDKAEDPEKVLEQSLREMGDDLVKMRQAVAQAIAAQKRTEQQYQKNLSEANTWQQRAQLALTKGEESLAREALVRKKTHGDTAATLKAQLDGQVGQIDSLRRNLTALESKIAEAKTKKDMLKARMSAAKANQQLQNTISSINTNSAMSAFERMEDKVLQMEAVSQSAGEIAGYGEDVKWAQLEGGSAVDDELAALKAQLSGTPEPTASLPPSVNTSESSQTSASVVDNELEELRRQLQKDY
- a CDS encoding alpha/beta fold hydrolase, with translation MNELVKRHNIQILGKLDAKKTLIFSHGFGSQQSTWELILPAFEQRYRIILFDLIGSTFLGMDEFDIQHYCSFKEYAEDLIKICSFLEIKKASFIAHSASCMIGTLVAIKNPNFFKELIFIGASPRYLDDTNYVGGFTEKEVIEMLNAMTKNYYDWINHYTVKAIDDPKQPFLSQEFAQSLLKLSPDIALIVFKMIISSDYRKEVSQLKLPTLIIQPQDDMFVPLEVGFYLNKMIENSKFQILPTKGHFPHLTHPFMIAHTISRYLNRSSNKAKRI
- a CDS encoding PIN/TRAM domain-containing protein, translated to MIDVIIISIFVLAFAGIGFDLIEILPDDIQNQISNIQALRWLAAGFASIIGLALGLVAQTTYRRLEQKIRKTPIEVIITRAIGLVIGLLLANLMLAPIFLLPIPGNFSFIKPMMAILGSIMFAVLGVSLADAHGRTFLRLINPNSIESMLVAEGTLKPVATKILDTSCIIDGRIQQLLATGFLEGQILIPQFILNELQQLADATNDQKRVRGRRGLDILNQMQETYPEKIVIHPEEYEDVTTVDAKLLHLAHDINAMLITNDFNLSKVASLQKIEILNVNDLAQAVRPIYLPGDYIDLKILKHGKEPSQGIGYLEDGTMVVVEEANGHVGEEMRVIVTSALQTSAGRMIFAKTNASAVIS
- the lepB gene encoding signal peptidase I, with amino-acid sequence MTKVTENISKSDPKISFWTPIKENFVIVVIGLILAVLIRIFIAEPRFIPSESMFPTLSIGDRLVVEKISYYFTPPQDQDIVVFTPPPQLQVLGYDRDQAFIKRIIAHAGEIVEVKEGKVYVNEKPLSENYILEPPNYNLNSVVVPEGYVFVMGDNRNNSNDSHIWGFLPQENIIGKAIFTFWPPQHLGKIS
- a CDS encoding J domain-containing protein, whose product is MNSNRTNFSFPSKGYFTNTHYGLLNLHPSASPIDIRRAYRELSKLYHPDTTNLPLEEAKQKFQRLNEAYGTLANPERRSLYDLKIGYSRWNVIQSPYDFTLSSPEQEDGMKSSYLDPTERPLSSGELFALLLMGITIFSCMLLAITIAWLRTSAI
- a CDS encoding type II toxin-antitoxin system RelE/ParE family toxin yields the protein MAYRVVWSPKAVEDVEAIAGYIARDSPSYAAAVVCKVIEITNNLQKEAKQGRLIPEIEESTIIEQFAYSYRLIYRVEEEIVTVIALIHGKRLLYLTD
- a CDS encoding triacylglycerol lipase, whose protein sequence is MKSILMVHGITDTGNVFNSMKSYFQDKGYTIYTIDLIPNFGTADLRDLAQQVKLYIDSKFNSEEKIILLGFSMGGLVTRYYLQRLNGLEKVDQYISISAPNNGTNLAYFVPLKGILQMRPYSKFLQDLNQDVKETLGKIKCLTLWTPFDTMIIPAKSSLLNLGKEVRVPVLIHKWMLSDNRVFLKIDSFLNI